The following proteins are co-located in the Heliorestis convoluta genome:
- a CDS encoding DEAD/DEAH box helicase yields MPKQRASQISSGDLELREHQKAALEELAKLRREGNSIALLTHATGTGKTTTAVLDAKKMNLPTLLLAHTRELVEQGASTFARLWPEAKVAIIDGDGIRGVHHEVHPWPYQAMEQSNKNLFGKETTMQDDNNSGSNLVLVSTIQYIQRNLIDFDPEQFGYIIIDEAHHATSRTYQQVIGYFHAQFLLGLTATPERMDGQSLLEIFQNVAHRMDLRQAIELGELVPIRCIRVKTNIDLSSLRFNGIRYQAKDLEEKLHIPERNQLIVQAYQELVAGERAVVFCVNVAHAEKMASLFQEKGIAARAVSGQQSRLERQKILKDYEKGILQVLCACDILNEGWDSPETRVLIMARPTLSKVIYLQQLGRGTRKAPGKESLLVIDFVDNGSKYNQALSLHRLFKIREYMAGRYVLASPEKIAEEKAHWDARQWTQERPDLVANLHLWLKDVERVDLFDWQEAVEHMWSHRKVAIELGVDDMTVRNWVKKGKIEADHELPLGRHHYYYFEPERLEEIRTTMGIPKRLPIYEEFFAFLERGDMSSSYKPVLLRAMVDLADETGRVMIADLVERFTFFYRNRAEQNLLVEKPIFRLSRVQDLTTEEIRNILFTMPFEKFERKGYFQQSRELTQVQWAPSLWRKLTVQDKERICNKAEEQIVAYYEHIEKEKRLKK; encoded by the coding sequence TTGCCCAAACAACGAGCATCGCAGATCTCTTCAGGCGATCTAGAGCTGCGAGAACACCAAAAAGCAGCTTTAGAAGAACTAGCAAAATTACGCCGCGAAGGCAATTCTATCGCCTTGCTCACCCATGCCACGGGAACAGGGAAAACAACAACAGCCGTTCTTGATGCCAAAAAGATGAATCTACCCACCCTTTTGTTGGCGCATACGCGAGAACTGGTCGAACAAGGTGCCTCCACTTTTGCTCGTCTATGGCCGGAAGCAAAGGTCGCTATTATCGATGGAGATGGGATCCGAGGAGTTCATCATGAAGTGCACCCATGGCCTTATCAAGCTATGGAGCAAAGCAATAAGAATCTCTTTGGAAAAGAAACTACTATGCAAGATGACAACAATTCTGGAAGCAACCTTGTGCTTGTCAGCACGATTCAGTATATACAACGGAATCTCATTGATTTTGATCCTGAACAATTTGGCTATATCATTATCGACGAAGCTCATCATGCTACATCTCGCACCTATCAGCAAGTGATCGGCTACTTCCACGCACAATTTTTACTTGGCTTGACAGCTACACCAGAAAGAATGGACGGTCAATCACTTCTCGAAATCTTTCAAAACGTAGCCCATCGAATGGATCTTCGCCAAGCCATTGAATTGGGTGAACTGGTACCGATACGATGTATACGAGTAAAAACAAACATCGATCTTTCTTCTCTTCGCTTCAATGGCATCCGCTATCAAGCCAAAGATTTAGAAGAAAAACTCCATATACCCGAACGCAACCAATTGATAGTCCAAGCTTATCAAGAGTTGGTAGCAGGAGAAAGAGCTGTTGTTTTCTGTGTTAATGTAGCCCATGCTGAAAAGATGGCCAGCCTCTTTCAAGAAAAAGGCATTGCAGCACGAGCTGTATCAGGTCAACAGAGCAGATTAGAGCGTCAAAAAATCTTAAAAGACTACGAAAAAGGTATCCTGCAAGTGCTTTGTGCCTGCGACATTCTCAATGAAGGGTGGGATAGCCCAGAAACGCGTGTGCTGATCATGGCTCGTCCTACCTTATCCAAAGTCATATACTTACAACAGTTAGGAAGAGGCACACGAAAAGCTCCTGGAAAAGAATCTTTGCTTGTTATCGATTTTGTCGACAATGGAAGCAAATATAACCAGGCCTTGAGTTTACATCGACTTTTCAAAATTCGAGAATACATGGCTGGTCGCTATGTACTAGCATCGCCAGAGAAAATCGCCGAAGAAAAAGCACATTGGGATGCAAGGCAATGGACGCAAGAACGACCTGATCTGGTAGCCAACTTGCATCTCTGGTTGAAAGATGTCGAAAGAGTAGACCTTTTTGATTGGCAAGAAGCAGTCGAACATATGTGGAGTCACCGCAAAGTGGCCATAGAGCTAGGTGTTGACGATATGACCGTTAGAAATTGGGTCAAAAAAGGAAAAATTGAAGCTGATCATGAGTTGCCCTTGGGACGACATCATTATTACTACTTTGAGCCAGAGCGATTAGAAGAAATTCGCACTACCATGGGAATCCCGAAAAGATTGCCTATCTACGAAGAATTTTTTGCATTCTTAGAGCGGGGAGATATGTCATCGTCTTATAAGCCTGTACTCCTTCGAGCGATGGTAGATTTAGCCGATGAGACAGGTCGTGTTATGATTGCCGATCTGGTAGAGCGTTTTACCTTCTTTTACCGTAACCGTGCTGAACAGAATCTTCTTGTTGAAAAACCTATATTTAGATTGTCACGAGTGCAAGATCTAACGACAGAAGAAATCCGCAACATCCTTTTTACCATGCCTTTTGAAAAGTTTGAGCGCAAAGGCTACTTTCAACAGTCCCGAGAATTGACGCAAGTACAATGGGCACCTTCGCTTTGGAGAAAGTTAACAGTTCAGGACAAAGAGCGGATTTGTAATAAAGCGGAAGAGCAGATTGTGGCGTATTATGAGCATATTGAAAAGGAAAAGAGGCTTAAAAAGTAG
- a CDS encoding nitroreductase family protein — MLDLLKSRRSIRKYQDKKVEEEKVDAILKAALLSPSSRSRRPWEYIAVTNQEVLKKLSQCREHSSQFLASAPLGIVVIADPEACDVWIEDASIASVIIHLTSHSLGLGSCWIQVRERMHKENVKAEEYVKQLLGIPEKYHVESIIAVGYPAEEKKPYDEEKLLYNKIHRETYGIIKRIPNID; from the coding sequence ATGTTAGACTTATTAAAGTCTCGAAGAAGCATTAGAAAGTATCAGGATAAAAAAGTAGAAGAAGAAAAAGTAGATGCCATTCTAAAAGCGGCCTTGCTATCCCCATCTTCAAGGTCTAGAAGACCTTGGGAATATATAGCAGTTACAAACCAAGAAGTACTGAAAAAGCTTTCCCAGTGTAGAGAACATAGTTCTCAGTTCTTAGCAAGTGCTCCATTAGGAATTGTTGTAATCGCAGATCCCGAGGCTTGTGACGTTTGGATAGAAGATGCCTCTATTGCTTCCGTCATAATCCATCTTACGTCTCATTCCTTAGGGCTTGGTTCTTGCTGGATTCAGGTAAGAGAGAGAATGCATAAGGAAAATGTGAAAGCAGAAGAATATGTTAAGCAGCTTTTAGGAATACCAGAAAAATATCATGTTGAGTCTATTATCGCAGTAGGTTACCCAGCAGAAGAAAAAAAGCCTTACGACGAAGAAAAGTTACTTTACAACAAAATCCATAGAGAAACTTATGGAATTATAAAGAGAATTCCCAATATTGATTAG
- the mgtE gene encoding magnesium transporter has protein sequence MTTKTYAHESAGSIMATHFLAVPEHYSVKDAIQFLKQHEINGENKYYLYVTDPQNVLKGLLPIRNLVSASDEQTVSDVMQSKVVSVNVNMDREAVAKLMQQHDFISIPVVDDQGVLVGIIDADDVYDVVEEEATEDFHKMAPVGLLKTSLKDATVGLLFRKRVGWLLVLVFMNIFSGAGIAYFEETIEAVVALVFFLPLLIDSGGNAGSQSATLMVRALATGDVKLRDWTRFLGKEVAVASLMGLAMGLAVATIGIFRAGPEVAVVVALTMVVVVLVGSVIGMSLPFALSRLRLDPATASAPLITSIADIAGVLIYFSIATWYLGSVGMM, from the coding sequence TTGACAACAAAGACTTATGCCCATGAGTCAGCAGGTTCTATCATGGCTACACACTTTCTGGCTGTACCAGAACATTACAGTGTCAAAGATGCAATTCAGTTTCTAAAACAACATGAAATCAATGGAGAGAATAAATATTATCTCTATGTTACCGATCCCCAAAACGTATTAAAAGGTTTGCTTCCCATTCGCAACTTAGTAAGTGCTTCTGATGAGCAAACTGTGTCCGATGTTATGCAGTCTAAGGTAGTATCAGTCAATGTGAACATGGACCGAGAAGCTGTAGCCAAATTAATGCAACAGCATGATTTTATCTCCATCCCCGTGGTAGATGATCAAGGCGTTCTTGTTGGCATCATTGATGCGGATGATGTCTATGATGTTGTAGAAGAGGAAGCAACAGAAGATTTTCATAAAATGGCACCTGTTGGTTTGTTGAAAACAAGCCTAAAAGACGCCACTGTTGGTTTGCTTTTTCGAAAGCGCGTAGGTTGGTTGTTAGTTCTTGTCTTTATGAATATTTTTTCCGGTGCCGGTATTGCTTATTTTGAAGAGACCATTGAAGCGGTTGTAGCTCTTGTTTTTTTCCTTCCCCTTTTGATTGATAGCGGTGGTAACGCTGGTTCTCAGTCTGCTACTTTAATGGTTCGTGCTTTGGCTACAGGTGACGTAAAGCTCCGTGACTGGACTCGCTTCTTAGGGAAAGAAGTTGCCGTCGCAAGCTTGATGGGTCTGGCGATGGGTCTCGCCGTTGCTACCATTGGCATCTTCCGCGCAGGTCCTGAAGTGGCTGTCGTTGTTGCTTTAACCATGGTGGTTGTTGTTCTTGTCGGCAGTGTGATTGGTATGTCCTTACCTTTTGCTTTGAGCCGTTTACGCCTTGATCCTGCTACAGCCAGTGCGCCTCTTATTACATCCATTGCCGATATTGCAGGCGTTCTTATCTACTTCTCCATCGCGACTTGGTACCTTGGTTCTGTCGGTATGATGTAA
- the mgtE gene encoding magnesium transporter has protein sequence MKKVNIAQDLNQEKWLERALKNLDKKETILSHLLVYPYDAMLAGKTIQSEGVLVATDRRLIFFLGPHVQSYSYSELDSIHFSTGIFGLYISLAVTGKSVVIFWVHQSNADQVDTFIQLTEDELTKYSELPREKTALPSYPEDSVGTIMTREFLAIPEQYRIADTIHFLRNHEIGLQSKYYLYVVDSEQRLRGIVPIRKLLWASKEQKVVEVMSTDLVFVGIDQDRDVVTKLIEQHSYLSLPVVDTRGVLVGIVTADDVMDVMEAEATEDFYKMASIGSFKTSLKDATIPMLFRKRIGWLLFLVFMNIFSGAAIAYYEDTIAAVVALVFFLPLLVDSGGNAGSQAATLMVRALATGDVQLRDWTRFLGKEVAVAGLMGLAMGAAVATIGFFRAGPEVALVVALTMIMVVLVGSVIGMSLPFALSRMRLDPAIASAPLITSIGDIFGVLIYFSVATWYLGAIGLL, from the coding sequence ATGAAAAAAGTAAATATAGCTCAAGATCTTAATCAAGAAAAATGGCTTGAAAGAGCCTTGAAAAACTTAGATAAGAAAGAAACAATTCTTTCTCATCTTCTTGTCTATCCTTATGATGCCATGTTAGCTGGCAAAACGATTCAAAGTGAAGGCGTGCTGGTCGCTACCGATAGAAGATTGATTTTTTTCCTAGGTCCTCATGTTCAATCTTATTCTTATTCTGAACTAGACTCGATTCACTTTTCTACTGGTATTTTTGGTCTTTATATTTCTCTTGCTGTAACAGGTAAAAGTGTTGTTATCTTCTGGGTTCATCAAAGCAATGCTGATCAAGTGGACACCTTTATACAACTTACGGAAGATGAGTTGACAAAATATTCTGAACTCCCTAGAGAAAAGACAGCCTTGCCTTCTTATCCTGAAGATTCTGTTGGAACCATTATGACCCGGGAATTTCTAGCAATTCCAGAACAGTATAGGATAGCTGATACAATTCATTTTCTGCGCAATCATGAGATTGGTTTGCAAAGTAAATATTATCTTTACGTTGTTGATAGTGAGCAAAGGTTACGAGGCATTGTACCGATTCGTAAATTACTCTGGGCTTCGAAAGAGCAAAAAGTGGTAGAAGTCATGTCTACGGATCTCGTTTTTGTCGGTATTGATCAAGATCGAGATGTTGTGACTAAGCTTATAGAACAACATTCCTACTTATCCCTTCCTGTTGTTGATACCCGAGGTGTCCTTGTAGGCATTGTTACAGCCGATGATGTCATGGATGTTATGGAAGCAGAAGCAACAGAAGATTTTTATAAAATGGCATCGATTGGCTCTTTCAAAACAAGCCTTAAAGATGCAACGATACCCATGCTTTTCCGAAAAAGAATTGGTTGGCTCCTATTTCTCGTTTTTATGAACATTTTTTCTGGTGCTGCCATTGCTTACTACGAAGATACCATTGCTGCTGTTGTGGCTTTAGTCTTTTTTCTTCCTTTGTTGGTGGATAGCGGTGGCAATGCAGGCAGTCAAGCTGCCACATTGATGGTTCGAGCCCTGGCTACAGGTGACGTACAACTTCGTGACTGGACTCGCTTTCTGGGAAAAGAAGTGGCTGTAGCTGGGTTGATGGGTCTGGCCATGGGTGCTGCTGTTGCTACCATTGGCTTTTTCCGTGCTGGACCGGAAGTGGCCCTTGTTGTCGCTCTCACTATGATTATGGTCGTACTTGTTGGTAGTGTCATTGGTATGTCTCTTCCTTTTGCTCTTAGTCGTATGCGCCTTGATCCTGCCATTGCCAGTGCTCCTCTTATTACATCGATTGGCGATATCTTTGGTGTGCTGATTTACTTTTCTGTTGCTACGTGGTATTTGGGAGCCATTGGCTTGCTTTGA
- a CDS encoding VCBS repeat-containing protein, whose product MDNRYERVHQAPTQALQGKILTYQIGDVNGDRIPDWVYVTGNYPYPDSPFVDTMKLIVQDGKTSALYSLPLTERAGYEPTLFLGDFTGDGVKDIQLTINSGGSGAFTYEYVYSFLDNQARKLFDFEQFNQAYRYKVTYLDYYQVKVKSLNATNHYTIDIRYKGKEYLSEIYDEKGRLKEPIEGDVSPVGGLYPVDFNYDGVFELLAFQRIYGRYRADGLGDLITVLKWNGNRFTPTLQWVGIFG is encoded by the coding sequence ATGGACAATAGATATGAAAGGGTACATCAAGCACCAACACAAGCTCTACAAGGCAAGATTCTTACTTATCAAATCGGCGATGTAAACGGAGATAGAATTCCTGATTGGGTCTACGTAACAGGGAATTATCCATATCCTGACAGTCCTTTTGTTGATACTATGAAACTGATAGTTCAAGATGGCAAAACTTCGGCTTTGTATAGCCTTCCACTAACAGAAAGGGCTGGCTACGAACCAACTCTTTTTTTGGGAGACTTTACAGGGGACGGTGTAAAAGATATTCAGCTTACCATTAACTCAGGAGGCTCTGGCGCTTTCACCTACGAATATGTGTACTCTTTCTTAGACAACCAGGCTCGAAAGCTTTTTGATTTTGAACAATTCAACCAAGCTTATCGATACAAAGTAACGTATCTAGACTATTATCAAGTAAAAGTAAAGAGCTTAAACGCCACGAATCATTACACCATAGACATTCGCTACAAAGGAAAAGAATATCTTTCTGAAATTTACGATGAAAAGGGAAGATTAAAAGAACCGATCGAAGGTGATGTAAGTCCTGTTGGTGGTTTGTATCCCGTAGACTTTAACTATGATGGCGTTTTTGAACTACTGGCTTTTCAGCGAATTTATGGTCGCTATCGTGCCGATGGTTTGGGCGATTTGATCACAGTACTTAAGTGGAATGGGAATCGCTTTACACCTACGCTGCAGTGGGTAGGGATTTTTGGGTGA
- a CDS encoding copper amine oxidase N-terminal domain-containing protein, with the protein MSTIKHIRGAIAGALTVTLLTIPGIAGANNLLIDKGVSSDHKRDVIEIIEKVEEERYVEIEVETSAIGSFTGKVKEITEHYVGALKIFLENDQGQEAHLIVSQQTYVAGKEQIKLGDMITGYYDANKPIIMIYPPQYAPELIVFENSDGNVKVEVFDENLLSKDQALKLTIDEEREILYPSGAPYKGDLTDKTLAVFYDFSTRSIPPQTTPIKIIVLFEKEPTTEEILQLDFSHLEYMVNHQVVKAAEPYADEKGTIMVPLRSIAEALGYSVTWDGRDQSITVGQDFSLQIGKDAYTSLGIRPIELGTAPVLKDNTTYVPLHFFREVVAMNNAYVFEGQIVINNDEKME; encoded by the coding sequence ATGAGTACTATTAAACATATTAGAGGCGCTATTGCTGGTGCATTAACGGTCACCTTATTAACCATTCCAGGTATTGCTGGTGCTAACAATTTATTAATAGACAAAGGCGTGAGCAGTGATCACAAAAGAGATGTCATTGAGATAATTGAAAAAGTAGAAGAAGAAAGATATGTCGAGATAGAAGTAGAAACTTCTGCCATTGGCTCCTTTACAGGGAAAGTAAAGGAGATTACGGAACACTATGTGGGCGCCTTAAAAATCTTTCTCGAAAATGATCAAGGCCAAGAAGCCCATCTAATTGTATCTCAACAGACTTATGTAGCAGGTAAAGAGCAAATTAAGCTAGGAGATATGATCACGGGATATTATGATGCCAATAAGCCCATCATCATGATCTATCCGCCCCAATACGCACCTGAATTGATTGTCTTTGAAAATAGCGATGGTAACGTCAAAGTTGAAGTCTTTGATGAAAATTTGCTCAGTAAAGATCAAGCATTAAAGCTTACTATCGATGAAGAAAGGGAAATATTATATCCAAGTGGTGCTCCATACAAAGGAGATCTAACAGACAAAACATTGGCTGTTTTCTATGACTTTTCCACACGCAGCATTCCTCCGCAAACAACGCCTATAAAGATCATTGTATTATTTGAAAAGGAGCCAACTACGGAGGAAATCTTACAACTTGATTTTTCCCATCTAGAATACATGGTGAATCATCAAGTTGTGAAAGCAGCTGAGCCCTATGCTGATGAAAAGGGAACCATTATGGTGCCACTTCGCTCCATTGCAGAAGCATTGGGGTATAGCGTAACTTGGGATGGAAGAGATCAAAGTATAACAGTGGGTCAAGATTTTTCCTTGCAAATAGGGAAAGACGCCTATACCAGTCTAGGAATAAGGCCTATAGAACTAGGAACAGCGCCGGTACTAAAAGACAATACTACTTATGTACCTTTACATTTTTTCAGAGAAGTTGTCGCCATGAACAATGCCTATGTCTTTGAAGGGCAAATTGTTATTAATAATGATGAGAAAATGGAATAA
- a CDS encoding gamma-glutamylcyclotransferase family protein, with product MSILYFAYGSCMDKERLMEAGVIEEFELIGIGRIDGWRFCMNKRSGCRRYVWANVEKDEKSYVYGVLYQVSDRGHKYLDHREQYPEHYEKEYVTVKIEEHLYENVMIYVATAEYKCQAGLPTTQKYEIELNRGGASLPEPYRTQSLLKEIQRCQSYKK from the coding sequence ATGAGCATTCTTTACTTTGCTTACGGATCTTGCATGGACAAAGAACGGCTTATGGAGGCTGGCGTTATAGAAGAGTTTGAGCTTATTGGCATTGGTAGAATAGATGGTTGGCGCTTTTGTATGAATAAACGAAGTGGCTGCCGTCGATATGTGTGGGCGAATGTTGAAAAAGATGAAAAGAGTTATGTCTATGGTGTTCTCTATCAGGTATCAGACAGAGGGCATAAATACTTAGATCATCGTGAACAGTATCCTGAACACTACGAAAAAGAATATGTAACTGTAAAAATAGAAGAGCATCTTTATGAAAACGTCATGATCTATGTAGCGACTGCAGAATACAAATGCCAAGCAGGACTGCCGACAACACAAAAATATGAGATTGAGTTGAATCGTGGCGGAGCCTCTTTGCCAGAACCCTATCGTACACAAAGCTTGTTGAAAGAGATACAACGTTGTCAAAGCTATAAAAAATAG